One genomic window of Methanobacterium sp. includes the following:
- a CDS encoding glycosyltransferase family 39 protein, with protein MDFKKHYNLNQGKFIRDPLFILVLITSLLTIYLLSVQMRIGVPYFDVFNYLNNGLYFASMGNGNFLYLPPFIPLLNSLFFRMGYLSVNIIFIISSILFIIGVIGLYLLLNQRFNKIQSFTGSIIFISFPVVISWATSGGIDIPGVTFSIWALYFAILGVKKDSRFLYLILPLTMLSFITRYTSGLIILPIFLYIVINMESIKNIKKVFSGIIIEFILLIGAFLFLYASLGITKNFYSLLIYVITSTTVGVGDVAYNPNSLFYIQNILNYISISPFQGTYVQILNPSNAVPSILAYILALIVFVGIGLNVYRIISSKLISMRKISQFSALKITLLLVLIPSFIITFNTVSFIVSEIIFFLVCFISYNLLKSSGYRTLDIDITFFSWFGVYLIFHSVLAIKVDRYFITMAPAFTYFIVLGLNEFMSKIKPKIKNESLKSWSIYVVVALIFLSTSTATYIGHTPKKCFTLDIEDASNWLKEHDPNYKDKIIYSDYGPAASWYLKREINGGFPISMTTDELFSKMLQKNKVDYYIDSLSKPKPELAGYHIIKITGQVAIYEKNIR; from the coding sequence TTGGACTTTAAAAAACACTATAACCTTAATCAGGGTAAATTCATCAGGGATCCACTTTTTATACTGGTTTTGATCACATCTCTGTTAACCATTTATCTTTTAAGTGTTCAGATGAGAATTGGAGTTCCGTATTTTGACGTTTTTAACTATTTAAATAACGGACTCTATTTTGCAAGTATGGGAAATGGAAATTTTCTTTATCTTCCCCCTTTTATACCGCTTTTAAACTCGCTTTTTTTTAGAATGGGTTATTTATCTGTTAATATTATTTTTATAATTAGCAGCATACTGTTTATTATTGGAGTCATAGGTTTATATTTGCTTTTAAACCAACGCTTTAACAAGATTCAAAGTTTTACAGGCAGCATAATATTCATATCATTTCCTGTAGTGATTTCATGGGCTACAAGCGGAGGCATAGATATTCCAGGAGTTACTTTCTCTATATGGGCACTTTATTTTGCCATTTTAGGTGTGAAGAAGGATTCAAGATTCTTATATCTTATCCTACCCCTTACAATGTTATCTTTTATTACACGGTACACATCAGGTCTGATAATTCTCCCAATATTCCTTTATATTGTTATTAATATGGAAAGCATTAAAAACATTAAAAAAGTCTTTTCAGGCATTATAATCGAATTTATATTGTTAATAGGGGCTTTTTTATTTTTATACGCTAGTTTAGGCATTACAAAAAACTTTTACAGCCTCCTAATATACGTTATCACATCCACAACTGTTGGAGTGGGAGACGTAGCTTATAATCCTAACTCTTTATTCTACATCCAAAATATCCTGAATTATATTTCAATATCACCATTTCAGGGTACTTATGTTCAAATATTAAATCCATCTAACGCTGTACCATCAATATTAGCATATATATTGGCTTTAATTGTTTTTGTTGGCATTGGACTTAATGTTTACAGAATTATAAGCTCTAAATTAATAAGTATGAGAAAAATAAGTCAGTTTAGTGCATTAAAAATAACTCTACTTCTTGTTCTGATTCCAAGTTTTATAATTACATTCAATACTGTATCCTTTATTGTTAGTGAAATAATCTTTTTCTTGGTATGTTTCATTTCATATAATCTCTTAAAATCTTCCGGATACAGAACTTTAGATATAGATATTACATTCTTTTCATGGTTTGGAGTTTATTTAATATTTCATAGTGTTCTTGCAATTAAAGTAGACCGATACTTCATTACCATGGCTCCAGCATTTACTTATTTCATAGTTTTAGGTTTAAATGAATTTATGAGCAAAATAAAACCTAAAATCAAAAATGAAAGCTTAAAATCATGGAGTATTTATGTTGTGGTTGCATTAATATTCTTATCAACCTCTACGGCCACTTATATTGGCCATACTCCTAAAAAGTGTTTTACATTAGATATAGAGGATGCAAGCAACTGGCTTAAAGAACATGACCCTAATTATAAAGATAAAATAATTTATTCAGATTATGGGCCTGCAGCCAGCTGGTATCTTAAAAGAGAGATCAATGGAGGATTCCCTATATCAATGACCACTGATGAATTATTCTCAAAGATGCTCCAGAAAAATAAGGTGGATTATTATATAGATTCCTTAAGCAAGCCAAAACCAGAACTTGCTGGTTACCATATAATTAAAATTACTGGTCAGGTTGCCATTTATGAGAAAAATATTCGGTGA
- a CDS encoding hydrogenase, with product MMKEQDTLFLIALVGAGAVIMSGLAVLKQWIIVIPLTIAVIFLALLIFYQNRDKFIHISESLENWAFIVALVLFIVSFILLYKPV from the coding sequence ATGATGAAAGAACAGGATACACTCTTCTTAATAGCCCTGGTTGGAGCAGGGGCCGTGATCATGAGTGGACTTGCTGTATTAAAACAGTGGATTATTGTAATTCCTTTAACAATTGCCGTGATTTTTCTTGCACTTCTCATATTCTATCAGAATAGAGATAAGTTCATCCATATCTCAGAATCTCTCGAAAACTGGGCTTTCATCGTAGCCCTTGTATTGTTCATAGTATCATTTATATTACTTTATAAACCTGTTTAA
- a CDS encoding EhaF family protein: MRSFGRILNDLANPDNIPRLFSLVLGVILIAGFIVPFTLNDVQLYPRPEPQLQINAQDSLAPYDRGGEVRADWGLNGNFLLQPGITMAQYPENSAAIGNITGYLSPIAISVKDTTLYYGTSIYSSPGGLIDEILYYTRGFDTILESSILMMAFVIASWVALNFTMRREE, from the coding sequence ATGAGAAGTTTTGGAAGAATCTTAAATGACCTTGCAAACCCTGATAATATACCAAGACTTTTTTCATTGGTGCTTGGAGTTATACTAATAGCTGGTTTTATTGTACCCTTCACATTAAATGATGTTCAACTTTATCCAAGGCCAGAACCCCAACTTCAGATAAATGCCCAGGATTCACTTGCCCCTTATGATAGGGGAGGAGAAGTAAGAGCAGATTGGGGTTTAAACGGTAATTTTCTATTACAGCCAGGAATAACTATGGCCCAGTACCCAGAAAATTCTGCAGCAATAGGTAATATAACAGGATATTTATCTCCAATAGCAATATCAGTAAAAGATACAACGCTTTATTATGGTACATCAATTTATTCATCTCCTGGTGGTTTAATAGATGAAATTCTTTATTATACCAGGGGTTTTGACACAATTCTTGAATCAAGCATACTAATGATGGCGTTTGTAATTGCCTCATGGGTTGCGCTTAACTTTACAATGAGGAGGGAAGAATAA
- a CDS encoding EhaE family protein: protein MLDIYIWFYTGCALAILGSIGTVIGPGVKDPIVRILNTEIVAVGVSMIFLTYNHTIALLTFIAATVIMTMILLRAVVRLEEMGAKV, encoded by the coding sequence TTGCTTGATATTTATATTTGGTTTTATACAGGCTGTGCACTTGCAATATTAGGAAGTATTGGTACAGTTATTGGTCCTGGGGTTAAAGATCCTATAGTAAGAATATTAAATACAGAAATTGTTGCTGTAGGTGTCTCAATGATATTTTTAACATATAATCATACTATAGCCCTTCTTACATTCATTGCAGCAACTGTAATAATGACTATGATACTTTTAAGGGCTGTTGTAAGGCTTGAAGAGATGGGGGCTAAAGTATGA
- a CDS encoding DUF2108 domain-containing protein — MVLEFINISTISAAVALIGAAGIILLPKPIDKVIMFTLLQGGFIGMIVAAKYLDVAMAAALFDPISTVILLIAIIKINDVRKKKLNAQEELNIA; from the coding sequence ATGGTCTTAGAGTTCATAAATATATCAACAATATCTGCTGCAGTGGCCTTAATTGGAGCAGCAGGAATAATATTACTCCCAAAGCCTATTGACAAAGTTATAATGTTCACGCTTCTTCAGGGAGGTTTTATCGGAATGATAGTAGCTGCAAAATACCTAGATGTTGCAATGGCAGCTGCATTGTTCGACCCAATTTCAACAGTAATCCTTTTAATCGCTATTATAAAAATTAATGACGTAAGAAAGAAAAAACTCAATGCCCAGGAGGAATTGAACATTGCTTGA
- a CDS encoding energy-converting hydrogenase A subunit A EhaA: MIIHVEVITMISYLLAVISAVIVGLILRLPLLPEKPMRDSWTISIIFPTAVIALGLSAIVFKLGYEGMITGIIIGVISALISKYLLETILPRHTELIGDESQ; this comes from the coding sequence ATGATTATTCATGTTGAAGTTATAACAATGATAAGTTATCTTCTTGCAGTTATTTCTGCAGTTATTGTTGGGCTGATACTGAGACTTCCATTGCTTCCAGAAAAACCAATGAGAGATTCATGGACCATCAGCATAATTTTTCCAACTGCTGTAATCGCACTGGGATTATCAGCAATAGTTTTTAAACTCGGATATGAAGGAATGATAACTGGAATAATTATTGGAGTGATATCAGCATTAATTTCTAAATATCTACTTGAAACAATTCTTCCAAGACATACAGAGCTAATCGGGGATGAAAGTCAATGA
- a CDS encoding NADH-quinone oxidoreductase subunit H, which produces MNLMANILLNVLIAFLVGSVLLGLYRKVVARVQSRPGPPIIQYLLHLLKFYIKESSFPKTAAMPFYIGIASILMVIWISAVIVGPVTQGSLLIIFGVYALHKIVEHNAGSSSGSPYGKLSCVRAVYSAAAEVPLFAVLVIIYLKTGTMVISDIISYQAVNGPLLYSIPLAAAMYLVLIISKAQYTPFSITKGKDIVSGYETEHFGLLRGYLMISESIMWYMLLWIFLTVFLGPISPILYITGMVAITVGIAFISATSPLLNPNHSVILQIIFAMIGIVGSVLLLNVI; this is translated from the coding sequence ATGAATCTAATGGCAAATATCTTATTAAACGTTCTTATTGCATTTTTAGTAGGGAGCGTGCTTCTTGGATTATACAGGAAAGTTGTTGCAAGGGTACAGTCAAGACCAGGGCCACCAATAATCCAGTACCTTTTACATTTACTTAAATTTTATATTAAAGAGTCATCTTTCCCAAAAACGGCCGCTATGCCTTTTTATATAGGGATAGCCAGCATTCTTATGGTTATATGGATAAGTGCAGTAATAGTCGGGCCAGTAACTCAGGGATCACTCTTAATTATATTTGGTGTTTATGCACTTCACAAAATTGTTGAGCACAATGCTGGATCCTCATCTGGTTCCCCTTATGGTAAATTGAGCTGTGTCAGGGCAGTTTATTCAGCGGCCGCGGAGGTGCCGCTCTTTGCAGTGCTTGTAATTATTTATCTTAAAACTGGAACCATGGTAATCAGCGATATTATCAGTTATCAGGCAGTTAATGGGCCTTTACTTTACAGTATTCCATTAGCAGCTGCTATGTACCTTGTGTTAATAATATCTAAAGCTCAATACACGCCATTTTCAATAACAAAGGGAAAAGATATTGTTTCTGGATATGAAACTGAACATTTCGGCCTTTTGCGTGGATATCTTATGATATCAGAGTCAATCATGTGGTACATGTTGCTCTGGATTTTTTTAACAGTATTCCTTGGACCTATCAGTCCGATTTTATATATAACTGGAATGGTAGCAATAACTGTGGGAATAGCATTTATAAGTGCTACTTCACCACTTTTAAATCCTAATCACTCTGTAATACTGCAAATAATCTTTGCAATGATTGGAATTGTTGGTTCAGTATTGCTGCTGAACGTAATTTAA
- a CDS encoding DUF788 domain-containing protein, with protein MDRNAVISSLVFIISVGCIIYALIFDPADWIVYGISIVGIPLSILSLGLVIMARAKKEEEEDRRREPFIGY; from the coding sequence ATGGATAGAAATGCTGTAATCAGTTCATTAGTGTTTATAATTTCTGTAGGGTGCATAATATATGCTCTAATATTTGATCCAGCAGACTGGATTGTATACGGAATTTCAATTGTAGGTATACCTCTGAGCATACTTTCATTAGGACTGGTGATTATGGCAAGAGCCAAAAAAGAAGAGGAAGAAGATAGAAGGAGAGAACCCTTCATCGGATACTAA
- a CDS encoding DUF2109 domain-containing protein — translation MLIEIIGIIIVLMALRTLIARDRSERMLYLNAMSFGISALIALYIKTPFGAIIAITFFVASTVSSNAIAYSIGRIEEEIVIR, via the coding sequence ATGTTAATTGAAATTATAGGCATTATAATTGTACTTATGGCCCTCAGAACATTAATTGCTCGTGATAGAAGTGAGAGAATGCTCTATTTAAATGCAATGAGTTTTGGTATATCTGCACTTATTGCTCTTTATATAAAGACACCTTTTGGAGCTATAATTGCCATAACTTTTTTTGTAGCTTCCACTGTAAGTTCAAATGCAATAGCATATTCAATTGGAAGAATAGAAGAGGAAATCGTAATAAGGTAA
- a CDS encoding nickel-dependent hydrogenase large subunit has protein sequence MIVPIGPIHPALKEPLRLKLQTRGEKVIGAEIDYGYVHRGIERVMEGKTWQKAVYLSERVCGICSYIHTMTFTETFEKIAGEEPPLRAQFLRVIANELDRIQSHLLANSTYFNTIEHETLFMYMLSLREPVMDAIELLTGNRVHMAWNVVGGVRLDAKEVHLKSIMDILDNLESQYAKYPQMFEHGPLLGLRSRDVGHMSKEDSIKARAVGPIARASSVKEDLRVDKPVYKDHLDFNVIWRDEGDNFARNMNRFDEVTESIKIIKQAIENLPEGKVRNKIDIPAGYADNRNEAPRGEVAYMIETNGNLIKNISIRTPSIMNIDACARYMLKDVATVADAVATYASVDPCIACTERVTIVDEESGKVHEVNGLHNINSINLK, from the coding sequence ATGATAGTCCCAATTGGACCAATTCACCCTGCTCTTAAAGAACCTTTACGCTTAAAACTCCAAACACGTGGAGAAAAAGTAATAGGTGCAGAAATAGATTATGGATATGTCCACAGAGGAATTGAAAGAGTAATGGAAGGAAAAACCTGGCAAAAAGCAGTTTATCTTTCTGAAAGAGTTTGTGGAATCTGTTCATATATCCACACCATGACATTTACAGAAACATTTGAAAAAATAGCCGGTGAAGAGCCCCCATTACGTGCACAATTTTTAAGAGTAATTGCAAATGAACTGGATAGAATTCAAAGCCATTTACTGGCTAATTCCACATATTTCAATACCATTGAACATGAGACTCTTTTCATGTATATGCTATCCCTTAGGGAACCAGTTATGGATGCTATTGAACTTCTAACAGGTAATCGTGTTCATATGGCATGGAACGTAGTTGGTGGGGTTAGATTAGATGCTAAAGAAGTTCATTTAAAGAGTATAATGGATATTTTAGATAATTTAGAGTCCCAATACGCTAAATATCCTCAAATGTTTGAGCACGGTCCATTACTGGGTTTAAGATCAAGGGATGTAGGGCACATGTCCAAAGAAGATTCCATTAAAGCACGGGCTGTAGGACCTATAGCAAGAGCATCATCCGTAAAAGAAGATTTAAGAGTAGATAAACCAGTATATAAGGATCATCTGGATTTCAACGTAATCTGGCGTGATGAGGGGGATAATTTTGCCAGAAATATGAACAGATTTGATGAGGTTACAGAATCCATCAAAATAATTAAACAGGCCATAGAAAATCTTCCTGAAGGAAAGGTGCGAAATAAAATAGATATTCCTGCAGGATATGCTGATAACAGAAATGAAGCTCCAAGGGGTGAAGTTGCCTACATGATTGAAACAAACGGTAACTTAATTAAAAACATTTCCATAAGAACTCCAAGTATAATGAACATCGATGCATGCGCAAGATACATGTTAAAGGATGTTGCTACAGTTGCAGATGCTGTTGCCACCTATGCAAGCGTTGATCCTTGTATCGCATGTACTGAAAGAGTTACAATCGTTGATGAAGAGTCCGGTAAAGTTCATGAAGTTAATGGATTACATAATATAAATTCAATTAATTTAAAATAA
- a CDS encoding DUF1616 domain-containing protein has product MSNLKGFDRTLTIILSIILIAAIVATIYIIVFPQPSEKFTEFYILGPDGKAGNYPDNLTAGQNGNLIIGIVNHESADATYILIVRFNQAKIRNDTISLKNNEKKEIPFTFTASNPGQNQRMEFLLYKLPNSTDVYRSLHLSVDVN; this is encoded by the coding sequence ATGAGTAACTTAAAAGGATTTGATAGAACTCTAACAATTATTTTATCAATAATATTGATTGCTGCAATCGTTGCTACGATTTATATAATCGTTTTCCCTCAGCCAAGCGAGAAATTCACTGAATTTTATATTTTAGGGCCTGATGGAAAAGCAGGTAATTATCCTGATAACTTAACCGCCGGGCAAAATGGAAACCTGATTATTGGAATTGTAAATCATGAATCAGCCGATGCTACTTACATACTTATAGTTAGATTTAATCAGGCGAAAATAAGAAATGATACAATTTCGTTAAAGAATAACGAAAAAAAGGAAATTCCATTTACTTTTACGGCATCAAACCCCGGTCAAAACCAGCGAATGGAATTTTTACTGTATAAATTGCCCAACAGTACAGATGTGTACCGTTCGCTTCATTTGTCGGTGGACGTTAATTAA
- a CDS encoding DUF1959 family protein, translating to MNGDNLEEKSESLMEIMKGRILDSYRWQEDIIKPFSKEMGITTEEFEKILMRRLDMSGLENLHARFEQSKYLCILDKVDSDLKICWLSDIMGIISKEDADEIKNKIAKEVIEGKSYEDAIHDGRKELIEFLMR from the coding sequence ATGAATGGCGATAATTTAGAGGAAAAAAGCGAATCTTTAATGGAAATAATGAAGGGAAGAATACTGGATAGTTACAGATGGCAGGAAGACATAATAAAACCATTTTCAAAAGAAATGGGAATCACTACTGAAGAATTTGAAAAGATTTTAATGAGAAGATTGGACATGTCTGGCCTTGAAAATTTACATGCTCGCTTTGAACAGTCTAAATACCTTTGTATCCTTGATAAAGTAGATTCTGATTTAAAAATATGCTGGCTTTCAGATATAATGGGAATTATATCTAAAGAAGATGCTGATGAAATAAAAAATAAAATTGCAAAAGAAGTTATTGAAGGTAAATCTTATGAAGATGCCATACATGATGGCAGGAAAGAACTTATAGAATTTCTGATGAGGTAA
- a CDS encoding NADH-quinone oxidoreductase subunit B family protein: MLDSLKGIIRKSSIHACLINTGGCNGCDIEVVALLSPRYDLEQYGIYFHNNPREADVILVTGPVAEQWKENLQRIYSKAPNPKIVVAIGACPLSGNVYNQEGSSIYPPLHEFIPVDASVPGCPPRPTEILAALLAVGPDAIAAKGREKP; this comes from the coding sequence ATGTTAGATTCACTTAAAGGCATAATAAGAAAGAGCTCTATTCATGCTTGTTTAATAAATACTGGAGGATGTAATGGCTGTGATATTGAGGTAGTGGCACTTCTATCTCCTCGTTATGATCTGGAGCAGTATGGTATATATTTCCACAACAATCCCAGAGAAGCCGATGTAATTCTTGTCACAGGTCCTGTTGCAGAGCAATGGAAAGAGAATCTCCAGAGAATTTATTCGAAAGCTCCAAACCCTAAAATAGTGGTTGCAATTGGAGCATGTCCCCTTTCAGGTAATGTTTATAATCAGGAAGGTAGTTCAATATACCCTCCTCTTCATGAATTTATTCCAGTAGATGCATCAGTTCCAGGATGTCCACCAAGGCCAACAGAAATACTAGCAGCTCTTTTAGCCGTTGGTCCAGATGCAATAGCTGCTAAAGGGAGGGAAAAACCATGA
- a CDS encoding proton-conducting transporter membrane subunit, with the protein MDIATLSGQLFGYIPLGDIVLYFTPFNLFLFGGALLFTLLIALSNTETQVEARFGTLKDREVKVDKAEFKIRRFLALVCGLATAGAMITGDLFNFTLFVALIGIVNIGLVGAVKMVDVLDSAFQYGIIAMIASLPLFGGAATVLATTGTLSLFELANAAVTPMVSFASILLLLGIAGETGVAPFYATKAEMFRTPGSPFLVIIHLSSLLVIVRAIEILLIINKPF; encoded by the coding sequence ATGGATATAGCAACATTAAGTGGACAGTTATTCGGTTATATACCTTTAGGAGATATTGTACTTTACTTTACCCCATTTAATCTATTCCTGTTTGGTGGAGCGCTTCTGTTTACACTTCTCATAGCTTTAAGTAATACTGAAACTCAAGTAGAGGCCAGATTTGGTACTCTGAAAGATAGGGAAGTAAAGGTAGATAAGGCTGAATTTAAAATAAGAAGATTTCTTGCACTTGTATGCGGTCTTGCAACAGCAGGAGCAATGATAACAGGAGATCTCTTCAATTTCACATTATTTGTAGCATTAATTGGAATAGTTAATATAGGTTTAGTTGGGGCCGTTAAAATGGTGGATGTTTTAGATTCAGCATTCCAGTACGGCATAATTGCAATGATAGCATCACTACCTTTATTTGGTGGTGCAGCCACAGTACTGGCTACAACAGGAACTTTAAGCCTATTTGAATTAGCAAATGCTGCTGTTACCCCAATGGTTAGTTTTGCATCAATATTACTGCTGCTGGGTATTGCAGGTGAAACTGGTGTTGCACCGTTTTATGCAACAAAGGCTGAAATGTTTAGAACCCCCGGTTCACCATTCTTAGTTATAATACATTTAAGTTCATTACTTGTAATTGTTAGAGCAATTGAAATATTATTAATAATCAACAAACCATTTTAA
- a CDS encoding DUF2104 family protein, producing MFPTYYLAYILSFVIGMILGLLLSYRKYKEPFVSKNIDMVALVISIIGWILLLNSQLIMLIPQYISITIGLFFIALVLGMRPGYGRYELAIGFVVSGIIWVIGMVLL from the coding sequence ATGTTTCCAACGTATTATCTGGCATATATACTTTCATTTGTCATTGGAATGATTTTAGGACTTTTACTTAGTTATAGAAAGTATAAAGAACCTTTTGTAAGTAAAAATATTGATATGGTTGCTTTAGTGATCTCTATTATTGGATGGATTTTGCTTTTAAACAGTCAACTTATTATGTTAATTCCACAATATATTTCAATTACAATAGGTTTATTTTTCATAGCCCTTGTACTGGGAATGAGACCAGGATACGGCAGATATGAATTAGCAATCGGATTTGTAGTTTCAGGTATTATCTGGGTTATTGGGATGGTTCTTTTATGA
- a CDS encoding EhaG family protein, with protein MVGAEVLVPNVVSPVVVSLYKPAIIVGLLTGFIGLMGIAFKKGDLTALILTDIVGLAMLILVAAVATDLAEALILPGLVVELAEILAISEILMSREMRKTGKSVDLIPLPLSLDMEVLHTAPAFLAIILVAYGVFLTGFTGGAVAGVGILFYVLSQTIRGVPSNIWQGVAGASGMAWVLWLVGFLIFFVTPQYWLLGLFMSSCGILVKVASKVGLIGVMGREEFKREK; from the coding sequence ATGGTAGGTGCTGAAGTTTTAGTTCCTAATGTGGTTTCTCCCGTTGTAGTTTCTCTTTATAAACCAGCAATAATTGTAGGATTGTTAACTGGATTCATAGGTCTTATGGGTATAGCCTTTAAAAAAGGTGATTTAACCGCCTTAATACTTACAGATATCGTGGGATTAGCAATGTTAATCCTTGTTGCAGCAGTTGCAACGGATTTAGCTGAAGCGCTTATACTTCCAGGACTTGTGGTTGAACTCGCAGAGATACTTGCGATTTCAGAGATCCTCATGAGCAGAGAGATGAGGAAAACAGGGAAGAGTGTTGATTTAATTCCATTACCATTATCACTTGATATGGAAGTTTTACACACTGCACCGGCATTTCTCGCCATAATACTTGTGGCTTACGGCGTTTTCCTGACTGGTTTTACAGGAGGGGCAGTTGCAGGAGTTGGAATTCTATTTTATGTGCTTTCTCAGACAATCAGAGGAGTTCCCTCAAATATATGGCAGGGAGTTGCAGGGGCATCTGGTATGGCGTGGGTTTTATGGCTTGTAGGATTCCTTATATTCTTCGTAACTCCACAATACTGGTTGTTAGGTTTATTCATGTCATCATGCGGAATACTGGTAAAAGTAGCCTCTAAAGTAGGCCTCATAGGTGTTATGGGTAGAGAAGAGTTTAAAAGAGAAAAATAA
- a CDS encoding SDR family oxidoreductase, which yields MKNKKVLVTGGLGFIGSHIVERLNKDNEVLIVDDQSSGKIENIKHLDFTKIDTTLGGITTINLEEIFEGCDYVFHQAAKTSVPESIDDPLSSNEVNITGTLKVLEAAKNVDVKKVIFASSSAVYGDTESLPLNEDIPVHPLSPYAATKAAGELYCNVYSEIYGLPTVSLRYFNVFGPRQDPNSQYAAVIPNFINKLLKNESPVIYGDGEQSRDFVSVKRVVDANILAAESKETGSFNIGLGKSTTINQLFQMINDVIGKDIEPVYEDERPGDIKHSVADISKAQSIGFKPEVDFKDDLEETIQWFMNKK from the coding sequence ATGAAAAACAAAAAAGTACTGGTTACAGGCGGCCTCGGATTTATCGGCTCGCACATCGTTGAAAGGCTAAATAAAGATAATGAAGTCCTTATTGTGGATGACCAATCCTCAGGAAAGATAGAAAACATAAAACATCTTGATTTTACAAAGATAGACACAACACTGGGCGGTATAACTACAATTAATCTGGAGGAAATTTTTGAAGGCTGTGATTATGTATTTCATCAGGCAGCAAAGACTAGTGTCCCGGAAAGTATTGATGATCCTTTAAGCTCAAATGAAGTAAACATCACCGGAACATTGAAGGTTCTAGAAGCAGCGAAAAATGTAGATGTCAAAAAAGTGATTTTCGCATCATCATCAGCTGTTTATGGAGATACAGAATCACTCCCACTCAACGAAGATATCCCTGTTCATCCTCTCTCCCCATATGCTGCCACAAAAGCTGCCGGAGAACTCTATTGTAACGTTTATTCTGAAATATATGGACTACCAACTGTTTCTCTTAGATATTTCAACGTATTTGGGCCAAGACAAGACCCCAATTCCCAGTATGCAGCTGTAATTCCAAATTTTATCAATAAACTGCTTAAAAATGAAAGTCCAGTTATATACGGAGATGGAGAACAGAGCAGAGACTTTGTGTCAGTTAAAAGAGTTGTCGACGCCAATATACTTGCTGCAGAATCCAAAGAAACCGGATCATTCAACATAGGGCTTGGAAAAAGCACAACTATCAATCAGCTGTTTCAAATGATTAACGATGTTATTGGAAAAGATATTGAACCTGTATATGAAGATGAACGTCCCGGAGATATTAAACATTCAGTTGCAGACATTTCTAAAGCTCAATCTATTGGATTTAAGCCTGAAGTTGATTTTAAAGATGATTTAGAGGAAACAATCCAGTGGTTTATGAACAAAAAATAA